A genome region from Microbacterium terricola includes the following:
- a CDS encoding ABC transporter ATP-binding protein, producing the protein MSGRTATGAPTATGVPTATGAALQIEGLTVGYGGAPVLHGVSIDLHPGEVVALLGANGAGKTTLLRALAGLVHVASGTVRLDGTDLTRTRTEDRARRGLALVPDGQSVVAELTVDENLRLGALWRHRGRAREQAIAGVYELFEPLARRRAAAGHQLSGGERQMLALGRALIAEPTLLALDEPSLGLAPLVVAQLMATLRDAAARRGLTVLLAEQNVTSALSIADRGVVLDLGRVVAAAAASDLAADAALRHAYLGF; encoded by the coding sequence ATGAGCGGCCGGACCGCGACCGGCGCGCCCACCGCCACGGGCGTGCCCACCGCCACCGGCGCCGCCCTCCAGATCGAGGGGCTCACGGTCGGCTACGGCGGGGCTCCGGTGCTGCACGGGGTCTCCATCGACCTGCACCCGGGCGAGGTGGTCGCCCTCCTCGGCGCGAACGGCGCAGGCAAGACCACCCTGCTGCGTGCGCTCGCCGGGCTGGTGCATGTCGCATCCGGCACCGTGCGGCTCGACGGCACCGACCTCACCCGCACCCGCACCGAAGACCGCGCACGCCGCGGGCTCGCCCTCGTCCCGGACGGGCAGAGCGTCGTCGCCGAGCTCACCGTCGACGAGAACCTGCGCCTCGGCGCCCTCTGGCGGCACCGCGGCCGGGCCCGCGAACAGGCCATCGCGGGCGTCTACGAGCTGTTCGAGCCGCTCGCGCGCCGCCGCGCGGCCGCGGGCCACCAGCTCTCGGGCGGCGAGCGGCAGATGCTCGCCCTCGGCCGTGCGCTCATCGCCGAGCCGACGCTCCTCGCCCTCGACGAGCCGTCGCTCGGGCTCGCTCCGCTCGTCGTGGCCCAGCTGATGGCGACGCTCCGCGACGCGGCCGCGCGCCGCGGGCTCACCGTGCTGCTCGCCGAGCAGAACGTCACCAGCGCGCTGTCGATCGCCGATCGCGGGGTGGTCCTGGACCTCGGCCGTGTCGTCGCGGCGGCCGCAGCATCCGATCTCGCGGCCGACGCCGCCCTCCGCCACGCCTACCTGGGATTCTGA
- a CDS encoding branched-chain amino acid ABC transporter permease yields MDRLAFLLATGLARGAIFALFALSLVLIWRAARIINFAQGAMALVATYIAFAVTGFTGSYAAGLATGIVAGAVVGFAVERGVMRFARHENPLAGVIVAIGLVMVLQSLLGILFGQAYRPMRAPFDESPLVVAGVPLLSPYDLFVLVVALAVMAGLAVLFTRTSLGLQLRASAFAPEVSRILGVRVTRMVTIGWMLSAAVAALAALLLVPTELGLNPHSTDVLFVYAFAVAVVGGLDSPVGALLGGLVVGVVMTLVTGYLGATVAPIGVLVLLVAVLLVRPTGIFAIREARSA; encoded by the coding sequence ATGGACCGCCTCGCCTTCCTCCTCGCCACCGGCCTCGCCCGCGGCGCGATCTTCGCCCTGTTCGCGCTGTCGCTCGTGCTGATCTGGCGCGCCGCCCGCATCATCAACTTCGCGCAGGGGGCCATGGCGCTCGTCGCGACCTACATCGCCTTCGCCGTGACGGGATTCACCGGCTCGTACGCGGCCGGGCTCGCGACCGGAATCGTCGCAGGCGCGGTGGTCGGCTTCGCCGTCGAGCGCGGGGTGATGCGCTTCGCGCGGCACGAGAACCCGCTCGCCGGCGTGATCGTCGCGATCGGGCTCGTGATGGTGCTGCAGTCGCTGCTCGGCATCCTGTTCGGCCAGGCGTACCGCCCGATGCGCGCGCCGTTCGACGAGAGCCCCCTCGTCGTCGCCGGCGTGCCGCTGCTCTCGCCGTACGACCTGTTCGTGCTGGTCGTCGCGCTCGCCGTGATGGCGGGGCTGGCGGTGCTGTTCACGCGGACCTCGCTCGGGCTGCAGCTGCGGGCATCCGCGTTCGCCCCCGAGGTCTCGCGGATCCTCGGCGTGCGCGTGACCCGCATGGTGACGATCGGATGGATGCTGTCCGCCGCCGTCGCCGCACTCGCTGCGCTGCTGCTCGTGCCGACGGAGCTCGGCCTGAACCCGCACTCGACCGATGTGCTCTTCGTCTACGCGTTCGCCGTCGCCGTCGTGGGCGGACTCGACTCGCCCGTCGGTGCGCTGCTCGGCGGTCTCGTGGTCGGCGTCGTGATGACCCTCGTGACCGGGTACCTCGGCGCCACGGTCGCCCCCATCGGCGTGCTGGTGCTGCTCGTCGCGGTGCTCCTCGTGCGGCCCACCGGCATCTTCGCGATACGAGAGGCGCGCAGCGCATGA
- a CDS encoding branched-chain amino acid ABC transporter permease — protein sequence MTRILPSLTGAPRTVTFGAVLTVLALGGTFLLDPYRNFQLATIAATFCAAAGLTLLIGLSGQLSLGHAALMAAGGYGYALAANGLAGWGVDGVARFALALLAALLVSGLLGLLLGLAAARLRGPYLAGLTLALVVALPAVTAAFAGVLGGDQGLQVAYEGVPEALELLIAIEQWQAWVAILVAGVVVTTLAVLRRGRLGLRMRAVRDDDTAARLNGVRAGRVKVTAFTVSALSAGAGGAVLCAVTQSVSPGAYTLAFSLLLVVAVVIGGLGSIGGAAIGSAVIVLLPWLIGTLAAELPVPAEVAQRLSGNLSVLVFGALLIVVMLAWPSGLAGVRRRAPAVAARPQHPIPSVQQSTTETER from the coding sequence ATGACCCGGATCCTGCCCTCGCTGACCGGTGCGCCGCGCACCGTCACTTTCGGCGCCGTGCTGACGGTGCTCGCCCTCGGCGGGACGTTCCTGCTCGACCCGTACCGCAACTTCCAGCTCGCCACGATCGCGGCGACCTTCTGCGCGGCCGCCGGACTGACCCTGCTGATCGGCCTGAGCGGACAGCTCTCGCTGGGCCATGCCGCCCTGATGGCCGCCGGAGGCTACGGCTACGCCCTCGCGGCGAACGGGCTCGCCGGGTGGGGCGTCGACGGGGTGGCGCGGTTCGCGCTGGCTCTGCTCGCTGCGCTGCTCGTCTCCGGTCTGCTCGGACTGCTGCTCGGGCTCGCGGCGGCGCGCCTGCGCGGCCCGTACCTGGCGGGGCTGACCTTGGCCCTCGTGGTCGCGCTGCCCGCTGTGACGGCGGCGTTCGCGGGTGTGCTCGGCGGAGATCAGGGCCTGCAGGTCGCCTACGAAGGCGTGCCCGAGGCCCTCGAACTGCTCATCGCGATCGAGCAGTGGCAGGCGTGGGTGGCGATCCTCGTCGCCGGGGTCGTCGTCACGACGCTGGCGGTGCTGCGACGCGGCCGGCTCGGGCTGCGCATGCGGGCGGTGCGGGACGATGACACGGCCGCGCGCCTGAACGGCGTGCGCGCGGGACGCGTGAAGGTCACCGCGTTCACGGTGTCTGCGCTGTCCGCGGGGGCCGGTGGCGCGGTGCTCTGCGCCGTCACCCAGTCGGTCAGCCCCGGTGCGTACACCCTCGCCTTCTCGCTCCTGCTCGTGGTGGCGGTCGTCATCGGCGGGCTCGGCAGCATCGGGGGCGCCGCGATCGGCTCCGCGGTCATCGTGCTGCTGCCCTGGCTGATCGGCACGCTCGCGGCGGAGCTGCCCGTGCCCGCCGAGGTCGCCCAGCGCCTGTCCGGCAACCTCTCCGTGCTCGTGTTCGGCGCGCTCCTCATCGTGGTGATGCTCGCCTGGCCGTCGGGTCTCGCCGGGGTGCGCAGGCGCGCGCCCGCCGTCGCGGCGAGGCCGCAGCATCCGATTCCGTCCGTCCAGCAATCCACAACAGAAACAGAGAGGTGA
- a CDS encoding ABC transporter substrate-binding protein, producing MSQQHTIRRIVAAVGAGAVVVALAGCSTPAAPAAEEPPPGVTDDTVTIGTHTPLTGPAAAGYSSISAAASAYFAYLNDKGGVHGRSIEYIVKDDGYNPANTLTVVRELVQEDDVFAILNGLGTPTHTAVLDFLNENKVPDLFVASGSTSWNQPEEYPYTFGFNADYVVEGAALAAHAKAEHPGKAVCLLGQDDDFGDEMIEGAELALGADGLAHIERYSTSNQDVTAQIGALKAAGCEINILATINGFTALALGTAAQLGWFPQWFSSSSGADYPTLVGYLGEEVGPQLLQGFTGTNYLPALGGDDEWVTLFRAINDEYGEGAAFDGNTIYGMSVAHLFAEALYAAGEDPTRESLLDAVTSGDLAGNGILPLSFSADSHAAYTGVGITVVDQGVQDYTGPTYAVEDGAVVEVEPAPVPLEGEGVPGA from the coding sequence ATGTCACAGCAACACACCATTCGCCGCATCGTCGCGGCGGTCGGAGCCGGTGCCGTCGTCGTCGCGCTCGCGGGATGCTCCACGCCCGCGGCACCTGCCGCCGAGGAGCCGCCGCCCGGAGTCACCGACGACACGGTGACGATCGGCACGCACACGCCGCTGACCGGACCTGCAGCGGCGGGGTACTCGTCGATCTCAGCCGCCGCGTCGGCGTACTTCGCGTACCTCAACGACAAGGGCGGCGTGCACGGCCGCTCGATCGAGTACATCGTGAAGGACGACGGCTACAACCCCGCGAACACGCTCACCGTGGTGCGCGAGCTCGTGCAGGAGGACGACGTCTTCGCGATCCTGAACGGCCTAGGCACCCCGACGCACACCGCCGTGCTCGACTTCCTCAACGAGAACAAGGTGCCCGACCTGTTCGTGGCCTCCGGCTCGACCAGCTGGAACCAGCCCGAGGAGTACCCGTACACGTTCGGGTTCAACGCCGACTACGTCGTGGAGGGCGCCGCCCTCGCCGCACACGCGAAGGCGGAGCACCCCGGCAAGGCGGTATGCCTCCTCGGCCAGGACGACGACTTCGGCGACGAGATGATCGAGGGCGCCGAGCTGGCGCTCGGTGCCGACGGGCTCGCGCACATCGAGCGGTACTCGACCTCCAACCAGGACGTCACCGCGCAGATCGGCGCGCTCAAGGCAGCCGGCTGCGAGATCAACATCCTCGCCACCATCAACGGGTTCACGGCGCTCGCCCTCGGCACCGCCGCGCAGCTCGGGTGGTTCCCGCAGTGGTTCTCGTCGTCGTCCGGCGCGGACTACCCCACCCTGGTCGGATACCTCGGCGAGGAGGTCGGCCCGCAGCTGCTGCAGGGCTTCACCGGCACCAACTACCTGCCGGCGCTCGGCGGCGACGACGAGTGGGTGACGCTGTTCCGGGCGATCAACGACGAGTACGGCGAGGGCGCGGCCTTCGACGGCAACACCATCTACGGCATGAGCGTGGCGCACCTGTTCGCCGAGGCCCTCTACGCCGCGGGGGAGGACCCGACCAGGGAGTCGCTGCTGGACGCGGTGACCTCGGGTGACCTGGCCGGCAACGGCATCCTGCCCCTGTCGTTCTCGGCCGACAGCCACGCCGCGTACACGGGCGTCGGCATCACGGTCGTCGACCAGGGCGTGCAGGACTACACCGGCCCGACCTACGCGGTCGAGGACGGCGCGGTCGTCGAGGTCGAGCCGGCGCCGGTGCCGCTCGAGGGTGAGGGCGTCCCCGGCGCGTAG
- a CDS encoding AMP-binding protein, with protein sequence MPHQPDPAVDGAGFATLSVAGILSEAATRHPDRAALHFMGGATSYRDLWDQTRAYAGALRDRGIGRGDRVAMLVPNVPDFARVYYAALSLGAVVVPVHLLFKADEIAYVLDDSGADLLVVAAPLLGEAVPAAARAGVPIVTVLLPADAGVDLPRLEAEAAASVPLVRHTPVGPLDAATILYTSGTTGTPKGAVGSHLSIVEQVHCTLIDAFDLRSDDVVFGGLPLFHTFGQTAVMNIAFRVGASVILLPRFDPDEALALMVAQRATVFTAVPTMYVGMLEAARRSEARPPLRYAVSGGAALPVAVLEAFSAAYGAEVHEGYGLTETAPTVSSNPLGEPIRPGSVGRTLWGVDVAIADPEVEEAIALIEPGDGLGEIVVRGHNLFKGYLGRPEASAAAVVEGWFRTGDLGTYVDGVLTIVDRKKDMIVRGGYNVYPTEVEAVLARHPGIAVAAVFGVPDEVKGQEVCAAVVAHDGVVLDPDEVIAFAKERIAAYKYPRVVHVVPDLPLGGSGKVLKRELVARFAPVP encoded by the coding sequence ATGCCCCACCAGCCAGACCCCGCCGTCGACGGCGCCGGCTTCGCGACACTTTCGGTCGCCGGCATCCTGAGCGAGGCCGCCACGCGGCACCCCGACCGAGCCGCGCTGCACTTCATGGGCGGCGCGACCAGCTACCGCGACCTCTGGGACCAGACCCGCGCGTATGCCGGCGCGCTGCGCGACCGTGGCATCGGCCGCGGGGACCGGGTCGCGATGCTGGTGCCCAACGTGCCCGACTTCGCCCGCGTGTACTACGCGGCGCTGTCGCTCGGAGCCGTCGTCGTGCCGGTGCACCTGCTGTTCAAGGCCGACGAGATCGCCTACGTGCTGGACGATTCGGGCGCCGACCTGCTCGTCGTCGCGGCTCCCCTCCTCGGCGAGGCCGTTCCCGCGGCCGCGCGCGCGGGCGTCCCGATCGTGACGGTGCTGCTCCCGGCCGATGCCGGCGTCGACCTGCCGCGGCTCGAGGCGGAGGCCGCAGCATCCGTCCCGCTCGTCCGGCACACGCCGGTCGGGCCGCTGGATGCCGCCACGATCCTGTACACGAGCGGCACGACCGGCACGCCGAAGGGCGCGGTCGGCAGCCACCTGTCGATCGTCGAGCAGGTGCACTGCACGCTCATCGACGCGTTCGACCTGCGCTCCGACGACGTCGTGTTCGGCGGGCTTCCGCTGTTCCACACGTTCGGGCAGACCGCGGTGATGAACATCGCGTTCCGGGTGGGCGCCTCCGTGATACTGCTCCCCCGGTTCGACCCGGACGAGGCGCTCGCGCTGATGGTCGCGCAGCGGGCGACGGTGTTCACGGCGGTGCCGACGATGTACGTCGGGATGCTGGAGGCCGCCCGCCGCTCGGAGGCCCGGCCGCCGCTGCGGTACGCGGTGTCGGGCGGCGCCGCGCTGCCGGTCGCGGTGCTCGAGGCGTTCTCGGCCGCCTACGGCGCCGAGGTGCACGAAGGGTACGGGCTGACCGAGACCGCGCCGACGGTGTCGTCGAACCCGCTGGGCGAGCCGATCCGGCCGGGGAGCGTCGGGCGCACCCTCTGGGGCGTCGACGTGGCGATCGCCGATCCCGAGGTCGAGGAGGCGATCGCGCTGATCGAGCCGGGCGACGGGCTCGGCGAGATCGTGGTGCGCGGCCACAACCTCTTCAAGGGGTACCTCGGGCGGCCGGAGGCCTCCGCCGCGGCCGTGGTGGAAGGGTGGTTCCGCACCGGCGACCTCGGCACGTACGTCGACGGCGTGCTGACGATCGTGGACCGCAAGAAGGACATGATCGTCCGCGGCGGCTACAACGTGTACCCGACCGAGGTAGAGGCGGTGCTCGCCCGGCACCCCGGCATCGCGGTGGCCGCGGTCTTCGGCGTACCGGACGAAGTGAAGGGGCAGGAGGTCTGCGCCGCCGTGGTGGCGCACGACGGGGTCGTCCTCGACCCGGACGAGGTGATCGCGTTCGCGAAGGAGCGCATCGCGGCGTACAAGTACCCGCGCGTGGTGCACGTCGTCCCGGATCTGCCGCTCGGCGGCAGCGGCAAGGTGCTCAAGCGCGAGCTGGTAGCTCGTTTCGCGCCCGTTCCCTGA
- a CDS encoding acyl-CoA dehydrogenase family protein — protein MDFAPDDTAREITARARVFLDEHVLPAEPVLEEQLAAAPGEWSPRPIVRELQERARAQGLWNLFLPGDQGAGLSNLQYAPVAEVTGWSPRLAPAAFNCAAPDTGNMEVLNDFGTPEQKEQWLGPLLRADIRSAFCMTEPDAASSDATNIGTRIRRDGDDYVITGRKWWSTGAMNPDAAIFILMGKTDPDADRHRQQSMVLVPRDTPGVRIVRPLTVFGYDDRDHGGHAEIAFEDVRVPATNLIGAEGAGFAIAQARLGPGRIHHCMRAIGMGERALALTVARANQRHGFGRSLAEQPVIREWAAEARIQLEALRLLVLKTAWLMDTVGNRQAMTEIQAIKIAVPRAVQTIIDRAIQVHGGAGVSSDTPLAELYAGIRSLRIADGPDEVHLSSLGRSVLRA, from the coding sequence ATGGACTTCGCCCCCGACGACACCGCCCGTGAGATCACGGCGCGCGCACGCGTATTCCTCGACGAGCATGTACTGCCCGCCGAGCCCGTCCTCGAGGAGCAGCTCGCCGCCGCGCCGGGCGAGTGGAGCCCTCGCCCGATCGTGCGAGAACTGCAGGAGCGGGCCAGAGCGCAGGGCCTGTGGAACCTGTTCCTGCCAGGCGACCAGGGCGCGGGTCTCAGCAACCTGCAGTACGCGCCGGTCGCCGAGGTCACCGGCTGGAGCCCCCGGCTCGCGCCGGCCGCGTTCAACTGCGCCGCCCCCGACACCGGGAACATGGAGGTGCTGAACGATTTCGGCACACCCGAGCAGAAGGAGCAGTGGCTCGGACCCCTGCTGCGCGCCGACATCCGCTCGGCGTTCTGCATGACCGAGCCCGACGCGGCGTCCTCCGACGCCACGAACATCGGCACCCGCATCCGGCGCGACGGCGACGACTACGTCATCACCGGCCGCAAGTGGTGGTCGACCGGAGCGATGAACCCGGATGCGGCGATCTTCATCCTGATGGGCAAGACCGACCCTGACGCCGACCGGCACCGGCAGCAGTCGATGGTCCTGGTGCCGCGCGACACACCCGGCGTCCGGATCGTCCGCCCCCTCACCGTGTTCGGCTACGACGACCGCGACCACGGCGGTCACGCCGAGATCGCGTTCGAGGACGTGCGGGTGCCCGCGACCAACCTCATCGGCGCGGAAGGCGCGGGCTTCGCGATCGCGCAGGCGCGGCTCGGACCCGGCCGCATCCACCACTGCATGCGAGCCATCGGCATGGGCGAGCGCGCCCTCGCGCTGACGGTCGCACGGGCCAACCAGCGGCACGGCTTCGGACGGTCGCTCGCCGAGCAGCCGGTGATCCGCGAGTGGGCGGCCGAAGCGCGCATCCAACTCGAGGCGCTGCGGCTGCTGGTGCTGAAGACCGCCTGGCTGATGGACACCGTCGGCAACCGGCAGGCGATGACCGAGATCCAGGCGATCAAGATCGCCGTGCCGCGCGCGGTGCAGACCATCATCGACCGCGCGATCCAGGTGCACGGCGGAGCCGGGGTCTCGTCGGACACCCCGCTGGCCGAGCTCTACGCCGGCATCCGGTCGCTGCGCATCGCCGACGGTCCCGACGAGGTGCACCTGTCCAGCCTCGGCCGATCGGTCCTGCGCGCCTGA
- a CDS encoding phosphotransferase family protein produces MADVPGLDVAGLQRWLEATHPDLAAGPLSATVIAGGRSNLTYAVEGARLPLILRRPPLGHVLSSAHDMRREHRVISALAGSAVPVPAAVDVVDDTADSAITGTTFFLMERAPGRVLARPAQNAAYTPAGLRALGFELVRHLAELHAVDPDAVGLSDFGRPDGYLTRQLSTWRRQLDASRSRETPALDALQASLSAGTPDTARTGIVHGDYRLDNALVVGDADEPHISAILDWEMATLGDPLVDLGIFALYWDIAELPGGFAGAVPSAVDPAAGYPRFAELVDAYAEHARIAVPDLRWYRAFAAYKLAVILEGIHFRFQAGDTVGEGFDRMGALVEPLAQKGLQVH; encoded by the coding sequence ATGGCGGATGTGCCGGGACTGGATGTCGCGGGCCTGCAACGGTGGCTGGAGGCGACGCATCCCGATCTCGCCGCGGGACCACTGTCCGCGACCGTGATCGCCGGAGGGCGCAGCAACCTCACCTACGCCGTCGAAGGCGCGCGCCTGCCGCTGATCCTGCGCCGCCCTCCGCTCGGCCACGTGCTCTCGAGCGCACATGACATGCGGCGCGAGCATCGGGTGATCTCCGCCCTCGCCGGCAGTGCCGTGCCCGTGCCCGCCGCCGTCGACGTGGTCGATGACACCGCCGACTCGGCGATCACCGGCACGACCTTCTTCCTGATGGAGCGCGCCCCCGGTCGGGTGCTCGCCCGGCCGGCCCAGAACGCCGCGTACACGCCCGCGGGCCTGCGCGCTCTCGGGTTCGAGCTCGTGCGGCATCTGGCCGAGCTCCACGCGGTCGACCCCGATGCGGTCGGCCTGAGCGACTTCGGGCGGCCGGACGGGTACCTCACCCGGCAGCTGTCGACCTGGCGCCGCCAGCTCGACGCGTCGCGTTCGCGCGAGACGCCCGCCCTCGACGCGCTGCAGGCCTCCCTCTCCGCGGGCACCCCCGACACCGCGCGCACCGGCATCGTGCACGGCGACTATCGGCTCGACAACGCCCTCGTCGTCGGCGACGCCGATGAGCCGCACATCTCGGCGATCCTCGACTGGGAGATGGCGACGCTCGGCGACCCCCTCGTCGACCTGGGGATCTTCGCGCTCTACTGGGACATCGCCGAGCTGCCGGGCGGATTCGCGGGGGCCGTGCCGAGCGCGGTCGATCCCGCCGCGGGCTATCCGCGCTTCGCGGAGCTCGTCGACGCGTACGCCGAGCACGCGCGCATCGCCGTGCCCGACCTGCGCTGGTACCGCGCCTTCGCGGCGTACAAGCTCGCGGTGATCCTCGAGGGGATCCACTTCCGCTTCCAGGCCGGCGACACCGTCGGCGAGGGATTCGACCGGATGGGCGCTCTCGTCGAGCCGCTCGCCCAGAAGGGACTGCAGGTGCACTGA
- a CDS encoding acyl-CoA thioesterase, whose translation MTAYRVREPFATRWNDNDQYGHLNNTVYYAAMDTAVNAWMIRTGGLDPLSSPAIALCAASSCEFAASAGFPEALEVGIGVARLGSTSVTWSLGILRAGEPEPIATGRFVHVFVDAVTRRPTPVPDGIRSAIESDLL comes from the coding sequence ATGACGGCGTATCGGGTGCGGGAGCCGTTCGCGACGCGGTGGAACGACAACGACCAGTACGGCCACCTCAACAACACGGTGTACTACGCGGCCATGGACACCGCGGTGAACGCCTGGATGATCCGCACGGGCGGCCTCGATCCGCTCTCAAGCCCGGCGATCGCGCTGTGCGCGGCGTCATCATGCGAGTTCGCGGCGTCAGCCGGCTTCCCCGAGGCGCTCGAGGTGGGCATCGGCGTGGCGCGGCTCGGGAGCACCAGCGTCACGTGGAGCCTCGGCATCCTGCGCGCCGGCGAGCCTGAGCCGATCGCGACGGGCCGGTTCGTGCATGTGTTCGTGGATGCGGTGACCCGCCGCCCGACGCCCGTGCCGGACGGCATCCGCTCCGCGATCGAGTCCGATCTGCTCTGA
- a CDS encoding QsdR family transcriptional regulator encodes MTTTAAPPQSIATVGLTTAPSWLSERLADGAHPDAARAFDLAREAFIAGRRIDMGSLAGTLGVDRTSLFRWVGNRDALLSEVLWSLAVPTLVQAEHATADGSGGARVAGILTHFVDDLITADYFRQFLRREPARALRLLTTKESPIQRRYVATADWLVRRELGATPLGGAIDPPGLAYLLVRMSESFTYADLISGDTPSAERARVAFRLLLRVDG; translated from the coding sequence ATGACCACCACCGCGGCCCCGCCGCAGTCGATCGCGACCGTCGGCCTGACGACTGCCCCCTCATGGCTGTCCGAGCGACTCGCCGACGGCGCGCACCCCGACGCCGCGCGCGCCTTCGACCTCGCCCGCGAGGCCTTCATCGCGGGCAGGCGCATCGACATGGGGAGCCTGGCCGGCACGCTCGGAGTCGACCGCACGTCGCTCTTCCGCTGGGTCGGCAACCGCGACGCGCTGCTGAGCGAGGTGCTCTGGTCGCTCGCCGTGCCCACGCTGGTGCAGGCCGAGCACGCGACGGCCGACGGCTCGGGCGGCGCGCGGGTCGCCGGCATCCTCACCCACTTCGTCGACGACCTCATCACCGCCGACTACTTCCGACAGTTCCTGCGCCGCGAGCCGGCGCGCGCGCTGCGACTGCTCACGACCAAGGAGAGCCCGATCCAGCGGCGCTACGTCGCGACCGCGGACTGGCTCGTGCGCCGCGAGCTGGGCGCTACGCCCCTCGGCGGGGCGATCGATCCGCCGGGGCTCGCGTACCTGCTCGTGCGGATGTCGGAGTCGTTCACCTACGCCGACCTGATCTCCGGCGACACGCCCAGCGCCGAGCGCGCCCGCGTCGCGTTCCGGCTCCTGCTGCGCGTGGACGGCTGA
- a CDS encoding acyl-CoA dehydrogenase family protein, whose amino-acid sequence MTFTLSAPDRVETAPAELLDADFYAFQHQLTATEQRALAGIRRFLDTEVRPFADDHWERAESPRHLFPRFAELGLFGNAFPETALFENSSVFRGWVAMEISRADPSTATFIGVHSGLAMTSIAVGGSPAQKAEWMPRLAAGELVAAFGLTEPGHGSDTARGLETTAERRIRQDGTDEWVLNGSKRWIGNGAFADLVVIWARDVADDQVKGFLVRTPTPGFVGTKIERKQSLRAVENADIVLQDVVVPESDRLPKIHGFRDVAVVLRLTRADVAWQALGVGVGAYEAALAYAKARVQFGKPIASFQLVQQKLADALAGITASIALCMRVSQMQDEGTQRDHHSAMAKAFVSARMRETVALCREICGGNGIQLGSEAQYDGQIVPGYSVARYFADAEAVFTFEGTFDMNSLIVGRAITGIAAFV is encoded by the coding sequence ATGACGTTCACCCTCAGTGCCCCCGACCGGGTCGAGACCGCGCCGGCCGAGCTGCTCGACGCGGACTTCTACGCGTTCCAGCACCAACTCACCGCGACCGAGCAGCGTGCGCTCGCCGGCATCCGGCGCTTCCTCGATACAGAGGTGCGGCCGTTCGCCGACGACCACTGGGAACGCGCGGAGAGTCCCAGGCACCTCTTCCCCCGCTTCGCAGAGCTCGGGCTGTTCGGCAATGCGTTCCCGGAGACCGCGCTGTTCGAGAACAGCAGCGTCTTCCGCGGGTGGGTGGCGATGGAGATCTCGCGTGCGGACCCGTCGACCGCGACCTTCATCGGCGTGCACTCCGGACTCGCGATGACCTCGATCGCCGTGGGCGGGTCGCCCGCGCAGAAGGCGGAGTGGATGCCGCGGCTCGCTGCCGGCGAGCTGGTCGCCGCGTTCGGGCTCACCGAACCAGGCCACGGCTCCGACACCGCGCGCGGACTCGAGACGACGGCGGAGCGCCGCATCCGCCAAGACGGCACGGACGAATGGGTGCTCAACGGGTCGAAGCGCTGGATCGGCAACGGCGCCTTCGCCGACCTCGTGGTGATCTGGGCGCGCGACGTCGCCGATGACCAGGTCAAGGGCTTCCTCGTGCGTACGCCGACGCCCGGGTTCGTCGGCACGAAGATCGAGCGCAAGCAGTCACTGCGGGCCGTCGAGAACGCCGACATCGTGCTGCAGGACGTCGTGGTGCCCGAGAGCGACCGGCTGCCGAAGATCCACGGCTTCCGCGATGTCGCGGTCGTGCTCCGCCTGACCAGGGCGGACGTCGCCTGGCAGGCGCTCGGCGTTGGGGTCGGCGCGTATGAGGCCGCGCTCGCGTACGCGAAAGCGCGGGTGCAGTTCGGCAAGCCGATCGCGTCGTTCCAGCTCGTGCAGCAGAAGCTCGCCGACGCGCTGGCCGGCATCACGGCCTCGATCGCCCTGTGCATGCGCGTCTCGCAGATGCAGGACGAGGGCACGCAGCGCGACCATCACTCCGCGATGGCGAAGGCGTTCGTGAGCGCCCGCATGCGCGAGACCGTGGCGCTGTGCCGCGAGATCTGCGGAGGCAACGGCATCCAGCTCGGCAGCGAAGCGCAGTACGACGGGCAGATCGTGCCCGGCTACAGCGTGGCCCGCTACTTCGCGGACGCCGAGGCGGTGTTCACGTTCGAGGGCACCTTCGACATGAACTCGCTGATCGTCGGCCGCGCGATCACCGGCATCGCGGCGTTCGTCTGA